One Salinimonas marina DNA segment encodes these proteins:
- a CDS encoding sensor histidine kinase, translated as MPETPEHPTHHIDFSSVLAAAVHDMKNSLSLLIQSIEQLSEVIDAADNQANAQVASVHYEATRLNTSLVQLLSLYRTQLDTLPVTVEQCFIADLLEDVMGAVRLYKQHKNVSVSVQCDDDLSWYLDSELVYMLINDAIINALRYGKQHIQVSAFVEHDELVIKVEDDGEGYPLHMLKQSQTRMAEFTLSQGRTGLGIFFARLIASAHTRGQKKGRIILSNGGLYSGSVFEVKIP; from the coding sequence ATGCCCGAGACACCTGAACATCCAACGCACCATATCGATTTTTCCTCGGTATTGGCGGCGGCGGTCCATGATATGAAAAACTCGCTCTCACTGCTGATTCAATCTATTGAACAGCTAAGCGAGGTCATCGACGCTGCTGACAACCAAGCCAATGCCCAGGTGGCCAGCGTGCATTACGAAGCAACCCGCCTCAACACCTCCCTGGTGCAGCTGCTGTCTTTATACCGTACGCAACTGGATACCCTGCCGGTGACCGTAGAGCAGTGTTTTATTGCAGACTTACTTGAAGATGTGATGGGCGCCGTGCGGCTGTACAAACAGCACAAAAACGTATCTGTCAGTGTGCAGTGCGATGACGATCTGAGTTGGTATTTAGACAGTGAGCTGGTGTATATGCTTATCAACGACGCGATCATTAATGCGCTGCGCTATGGCAAACAGCATATTCAGGTGTCGGCGTTTGTGGAGCATGATGAGTTGGTGATCAAAGTAGAAGATGATGGTGAGGGCTATCCACTGCATATGCTGAAACAGTCGCAAACCAGGATGGCCGAATTTACGCTTAGTCAGGGTCGTACCGGGCTGGGTATTTTCTTTGCCAGACTCATAGCCAGCGCCCATACGAGGGGACAAAAAAAAGGACGTATCATATTAAGCAACGGTGGATTATATTCGGGCAGTGTATTTGAGGTAAAAATACCGTAA
- the cysB gene encoding HTH-type transcriptional regulator CysB: protein MKLQQLRYIVEVVNNNLNVSATAESLYTSQPGISKQVRMLEDELGVQIFGRSGKHLTHVTDAGQDVIGIARQILAKVESIKSVAREHTLPDQGKLNIATTHTQARYALPDVIQGFMNKYPRVSLHMHQGTPSQISDLAAKGEADFAIATEALHLYNDLVMLPCYHWNRSVIVNKDHPLSKKGSIEISDIAKYPLVTYVFGFTGRSQLDQAFEQAGLTPKIVFTATDADVIKTYVRLGVGIGVIASMAVNEELDDDLVKIDASHLFEYSTTKIGFRKGSFLRSYMYDFIERFAPHLTKDKVEKAMMLKNNDEVEKMFKGVTLPVK from the coding sequence ATGAAATTACAACAACTACGTTATATCGTAGAAGTGGTTAATAACAATCTTAATGTTTCTGCCACCGCCGAAAGCCTTTACACCTCACAACCAGGTATCAGCAAACAGGTGCGCATGCTTGAAGATGAACTGGGCGTACAAATCTTCGGCCGGAGTGGCAAACATCTCACCCACGTGACGGATGCCGGTCAGGATGTTATCGGTATCGCCCGGCAGATTCTGGCCAAGGTGGAAAGTATAAAGTCCGTCGCCCGTGAGCATACGCTGCCTGATCAGGGAAAGCTGAATATTGCTACCACCCACACTCAGGCGCGCTACGCATTGCCTGATGTTATTCAGGGCTTTATGAATAAATACCCGCGGGTTTCCCTGCATATGCATCAGGGGACGCCGTCTCAAATTTCAGATCTGGCAGCCAAGGGCGAAGCTGATTTTGCCATCGCCACCGAAGCCCTGCATCTTTACAATGATTTGGTTATGCTGCCTTGTTATCACTGGAACCGCAGTGTGATTGTGAATAAAGACCATCCCTTATCAAAAAAAGGCTCGATTGAAATCAGTGACATTGCCAAGTATCCACTGGTGACCTATGTGTTCGGTTTTACCGGACGTTCGCAACTCGACCAGGCATTTGAACAGGCCGGACTCACCCCGAAAATTGTGTTTACCGCTACCGATGCAGATGTAATTAAAACCTACGTGCGTCTGGGGGTAGGGATTGGCGTTATCGCGTCGATGGCAGTGAACGAAGAGCTGGATGATGATTTGGTAAAAATCGATGCCAGTCATTTGTTTGAGTACAGCACCACCAAGATCGGCTTTCGTAAGGGCTCGTTTTTACGCAGTTATATGTATGATTTCATAGAGCGTTTTGCACCTCATCTGACCAAAGACAAGGTAGAAAAAGCGATGATGCTGAAAAACAATGATGAGGTAGAGAAGATGTTTAAAGGCGTAACCCTGCCGGTGAAGTAA
- a CDS encoding CoA transferase subunit A, producing MSGFDKVVTSYAEAMQGLTDGMTVIAGGFGLCGIPEGLINQIKTMGTTDLTVVSNNCGVDGFGLGILLEDKQIRKMISSYVGENALFEKQLLANELEVELTPQGTLAEKMRAGGAGIPGFYTATGYGTPVGEGKDVKHFDGRPYILEPSITGDFAIVKAYKADRFGNCIYRHTAQNFNPMAATAGKITVVEVEEIVEPGELDPAHIHTPGIYVDRIIKGTFEKRIERKVLAKEER from the coding sequence ATGTCAGGTTTCGATAAAGTCGTCACCAGCTATGCTGAGGCGATGCAAGGATTAACAGATGGCATGACCGTTATCGCCGGTGGCTTTGGATTATGTGGGATCCCCGAAGGATTAATTAACCAAATCAAAACCATGGGCACCACTGATCTGACCGTTGTGTCCAACAACTGTGGGGTCGACGGCTTTGGACTGGGCATACTGCTTGAAGATAAACAGATTCGCAAGATGATCTCTTCGTATGTAGGCGAAAATGCGCTGTTTGAAAAGCAACTGCTGGCCAACGAGCTTGAGGTTGAGTTAACCCCCCAGGGCACGCTGGCAGAAAAAATGCGCGCCGGCGGCGCGGGCATCCCGGGCTTTTATACTGCCACCGGTTACGGTACCCCGGTAGGCGAAGGCAAAGATGTGAAGCACTTTGACGGTCGCCCTTATATCCTGGAGCCCTCTATTACCGGCGATTTTGCTATTGTGAAAGCCTACAAGGCCGACCGTTTTGGTAATTGTATCTATCGTCATACCGCCCAAAACTTTAACCCTATGGCGGCCACCGCCGGTAAAATTACGGTGGTAGAAGTAGAAGAGATTGTTGAGCCTGGTGAACTGGACCCGGCCCATATCCATACCCCCGGCATCTATGTCGATCGCATTATAAAAGGAACCTTCGAAAAACGCATCGAACGCAAGGTTCTGGCAAAGGAGGAGCGTTAA
- the kynU gene encoding kynureninase, producing MQLSDLTQRDEQDPLASKRMQFELPQDTIYLDGNSLGALPKASAKRVQEVVSQQWGNDLISSWNKHQWIELPLETAEKIAPLIGAAKDQVIVCDSISVNLFKLLTAALAMQTGRNIVVSEQGNFPTDLYMVQGIEALLGEQRCTLNSVATADIESALTEEVAVLMLTHVNFKTGRIHDMQRLTRLAQDKGILVLWDLAHSAGALPVELDKCNADFAVGCGYKYLNGGPGAPAFLYAASRHHDAIRQPLSGWMGHTSPFAFDEAYQPAPGIKQFLTGTPSVIAMAVLDAALEVFTDIDMYQLREKSVALTDSFLTLKEQQAALDELQLISPVDTSVRGSQLSFTHQNAYAICQALIDHGVVPDFRAPDIIRFGFTPLYLRYQDMHTAIEILVKVMSEKLYLQQQYQVKAAVT from the coding sequence ATGCAACTTAGCGATTTAACACAGCGTGATGAACAGGATCCATTAGCTTCCAAACGAATGCAATTCGAATTACCCCAGGACACGATTTATCTGGACGGCAACTCGTTAGGCGCCCTTCCCAAAGCCAGTGCCAAACGGGTGCAGGAAGTGGTAAGCCAGCAATGGGGCAATGATTTAATTAGCTCCTGGAACAAGCACCAGTGGATTGAATTGCCCCTTGAGACCGCTGAGAAAATTGCTCCGCTTATCGGTGCTGCCAAAGACCAGGTCATTGTGTGCGACTCTATTTCGGTGAACCTGTTTAAACTGCTTACCGCTGCCTTAGCGATGCAGACCGGACGTAACATCGTGGTCTCGGAACAGGGCAACTTTCCTACTGATCTGTACATGGTTCAGGGCATTGAAGCTTTACTCGGCGAACAGCGCTGTACGTTGAACAGTGTGGCCACTGCCGATATTGAAAGTGCCTTGACCGAAGAGGTGGCGGTGCTGATGCTCACGCACGTGAATTTCAAGACCGGCCGTATTCACGATATGCAGCGTCTGACCAGATTGGCCCAGGATAAAGGCATTCTGGTACTGTGGGATCTGGCCCACAGCGCCGGTGCTTTACCGGTGGAACTGGACAAGTGTAACGCCGATTTTGCGGTAGGCTGTGGTTACAAATATCTGAACGGCGGCCCCGGAGCCCCCGCATTTTTGTATGCCGCCTCCCGACATCATGATGCCATAAGACAGCCATTAAGCGGCTGGATGGGACACACCAGCCCGTTTGCGTTTGACGAAGCGTATCAACCTGCCCCCGGTATTAAACAGTTCTTAACCGGTACCCCATCAGTTATTGCGATGGCTGTCCTGGACGCCGCCTTAGAGGTGTTCACCGATATTGATATGTACCAGCTTCGCGAAAAGTCGGTGGCGTTAACCGACAGTTTTTTAACCTTAAAGGAACAGCAGGCAGCATTGGATGAGTTACAGCTTATATCCCCCGTTGATACCAGCGTGCGTGGGAGCCAGCTCTCGTTCACGCATCAAAACGCCTATGCTATCTGTCAGGCATTGATCGATCATGGTGTGGTACCGGATTTTCGCGCCCCGGATATCATTCGTTTTGGTTTTACCCCCTTGTATCTTCGCTACCAGGACATGCACACCGCCATTGAAATTCTGGTAAAGGTTATGTCTGAAAAGCTGTATTTACAGCAACAGTATCAGGTTAAGGCAGCGGTGACATAA
- a CDS encoding alpha/beta hydrolase — MRICTGLIALMLLTGCQSQSTSKSPVSPPSDNIQPPTPVQNVSYGQVLEQPHVPADARLRYGSDPLQFGELWLPEAGEHPAPLVVFVHGGCWLNQFDLTHSYPAASALQQQGFAVWSIEYRRTGDTGGGWPGSLQDIVQAIEFIQTQQQYQIDSSSISLVGHSAGGHLALLASKQLNTPVDKVIGLAPIIDIERYARGENSCQAATAQFMGGTPNQRVRQYAQANPMNFSYDGTVAILTGGQDQIVPLPENPLPATQFVSISGAGHFDWVHPGTLAFSYFVDLLEK, encoded by the coding sequence ATGCGCATCTGTACAGGCTTAATCGCACTAATGTTACTCACAGGGTGTCAAAGCCAAAGCACCTCAAAGAGCCCGGTCTCGCCCCCATCTGACAACATTCAGCCCCCTACTCCGGTACAAAATGTAAGCTATGGGCAGGTGCTGGAACAGCCCCATGTTCCGGCGGATGCACGTCTACGCTATGGTAGCGATCCGTTGCAGTTCGGTGAGCTATGGCTTCCTGAAGCCGGCGAACACCCTGCGCCACTGGTGGTATTTGTGCATGGCGGCTGCTGGCTCAATCAATTTGATTTGACCCACAGCTACCCGGCGGCAAGTGCTTTACAACAGCAGGGCTTTGCAGTGTGGTCGATTGAATACCGGCGCACCGGCGATACCGGAGGTGGCTGGCCCGGTAGTCTGCAGGATATTGTCCAGGCCATAGAGTTTATTCAGACCCAACAGCAATATCAAATAGATAGCAGCAGCATTAGTCTGGTGGGACATTCTGCGGGTGGCCATCTGGCCCTGCTGGCCAGTAAGCAGCTTAATACGCCGGTAGATAAGGTTATCGGCCTGGCCCCCATCATCGATATTGAACGCTATGCCCGGGGCGAGAACAGCTGTCAGGCGGCCACGGCCCAATTTATGGGCGGCACTCCCAATCAACGTGTACGCCAGTATGCACAAGCCAACCCGATGAACTTTTCCTACGATGGCACAGTGGCTATTCTGACAGGTGGGCAGGACCAGATTGTACCCTTGCCGGAAAATCCGCTTCCTGCTACGCAGTTTGTGTCTATTTCCGGCGCCGGTCACTTTGACTGGGTTCATCCCGGCACGCTGGCGTTTTCTTATTTTGTCGATTTACTGGAAAAATAA
- a CDS encoding DEAD/DEAH box helicase, translating to MQVSDLPVHHKIIKKLETKGFETLTEIQQKAMLPAIGGKDIIASSQTGSGKTLAFLIPALNRLLNEKALSRKDPRVVILAPTRELAKQVFTEAKNLTTGLNLPCALVVGGENYNNQVKVLRKNPAIVVGTAGRIADHLLDKTFFLNGLELLIFDEADRMLDLGFIAQLNMINQFADHRKRQTMLFSATLDNIELTHLSKSLLKAPVRITVGQSTAAHQDISEKVYFADNIDHKDALLKQCISEHDYNQAIVFTATREDTNRISTLLNEQHLQAIALRGDLPQHQRAQIMSEFSRGQHSILVTTDVASRGLDLLKVGLVINYDMPKQSDEYIHRIGRTGRAGQKGQAVSMVGPRDWQSYEAVKAHLDYPLECGPHPELPARFYGIKPKKPAAKPGEQKRSNTSSKDNASKAARPAKKRVDTTTGTDVGHQPIMRKKRTPNTDTDDG from the coding sequence TTGCAAGTCAGCGATCTTCCTGTTCATCATAAAATTATCAAAAAGCTGGAAACAAAAGGGTTTGAGACCCTGACTGAAATCCAGCAAAAAGCCATGTTACCGGCCATTGGCGGTAAAGATATTATTGCGTCGTCACAAACTGGCTCAGGCAAGACACTGGCATTTTTGATCCCCGCCCTTAACCGTCTACTCAATGAAAAAGCCTTAAGTCGTAAAGATCCCCGCGTGGTTATTCTAGCGCCAACCCGCGAGCTTGCTAAACAGGTATTTACCGAAGCAAAAAATCTGACCACCGGTCTTAACCTTCCCTGCGCCCTGGTCGTAGGGGGCGAAAACTACAATAATCAGGTAAAAGTGCTGCGTAAAAACCCGGCAATTGTGGTGGGTACGGCCGGTCGAATTGCCGATCATCTGTTAGACAAAACCTTCTTTTTGAACGGCCTGGAATTGCTGATTTTTGATGAAGCTGATCGCATGCTCGATTTAGGCTTTATCGCCCAGCTCAATATGATCAATCAGTTTGCTGATCACCGCAAACGTCAGACCATGTTGTTCTCGGCAACGCTGGATAATATTGAGCTGACGCATCTAAGCAAAAGTTTGCTCAAAGCCCCGGTGCGAATTACCGTAGGTCAGTCGACCGCCGCCCACCAGGACATCAGCGAGAAGGTCTATTTTGCAGATAATATTGATCACAAAGATGCGCTGTTAAAACAATGCATCAGTGAGCATGACTACAATCAGGCCATTGTCTTCACTGCCACCCGTGAAGACACCAATCGTATTAGCACGCTGTTGAACGAACAGCATCTTCAAGCCATTGCCCTGCGTGGCGATCTGCCGCAACACCAGCGCGCTCAGATCATGAGTGAATTCAGCCGCGGACAACATAGTATCCTGGTGACCACTGATGTGGCTTCACGAGGCCTGGATTTACTGAAAGTCGGCCTGGTGATTAATTATGATATGCCTAAGCAATCTGATGAATATATTCACCGGATTGGTCGTACCGGGCGCGCCGGGCAAAAAGGGCAGGCCGTATCCATGGTGGGTCCTCGCGACTGGCAAAGCTACGAAGCGGTCAAGGCTCACCTCGACTACCCGCTGGAATGCGGGCCGCACCCGGAACTGCCGGCCCGGTTTTATGGAATCAAACCCAAAAAGCCGGCTGCAAAGCCAGGTGAGCAAAAGCGCAGCAACACATCTTCTAAAGACAATGCCAGTAAAGCAGCCAGACCGGCGAAAAAGCGGGTAGATACCACCACCGGTACCGACGTGGGCCATCAGCCTATTATGCGTAAAAAACGCACCCCGAACACTGATACCGACGACGGCTAA
- a CDS encoding L-serine ammonia-lyase: MISVFDMFSIGIGPSSSHTVGPMRAAAEFVGELEQQNLLNQVTGIKVALFGSLGQTGKGHGTGKAVILGLLGEAPESIDVDSIDMWLEQIDSSQRILLNGTHEIRFPNKDAIVFHRRKSLPRHANALTFYVYKGKEIIREQTYYSIGGGFIIKDEDFEATKAHAMSMQVQVPFPFRSAEAMLELCKNNGMRISSLMLKNEAVHSPEHEVKARLYEIWQAMKACVQRGIESEGILPGGLKVVRRAPGLYRRLQTENSTDPMQTMDWVNLFALAVNEENAAGGRVVTAPTNGAAGILPAVLHYFDKFIRPVDTETAARFLLTAGAIGILYKENASISGAEVGCQGEVGVACSMAAGALTEIMGGSVLAVENAAEIGMEHNLGLTCDPVGGLVQVPCIERNAMGAIKAINASRLAMRGSGDHKVSLDKVIKTMRDTGNDMKTKYKETARGGLAVNIIEC, translated from the coding sequence ATGATTAGTGTTTTTGATATGTTTAGCATTGGTATTGGCCCTTCCAGTTCTCATACTGTGGGTCCAATGCGTGCTGCTGCCGAATTTGTCGGCGAGCTTGAGCAACAAAACCTGCTCAATCAGGTGACCGGTATTAAAGTGGCATTGTTTGGTTCATTAGGCCAGACCGGTAAAGGCCACGGCACCGGTAAAGCCGTCATCCTCGGATTACTGGGCGAAGCACCCGAGTCCATTGATGTGGACTCTATCGATATGTGGCTGGAGCAGATCGATTCCAGTCAGCGCATTTTATTAAATGGTACCCACGAGATTCGTTTTCCCAACAAAGATGCCATTGTATTTCACCGGCGCAAAAGTCTGCCCCGCCATGCCAATGCCCTGACCTTTTATGTGTACAAAGGCAAAGAAATCATCCGCGAGCAAACGTATTACAGCATCGGTGGCGGCTTTATCATCAAAGATGAAGACTTTGAGGCGACCAAGGCCCATGCGATGTCGATGCAGGTACAGGTGCCTTTTCCGTTTAGGTCCGCTGAAGCCATGTTAGAGCTATGCAAAAACAACGGCATGCGGATCTCATCACTGATGCTCAAAAATGAAGCGGTGCATTCCCCTGAGCATGAGGTGAAAGCCCGTCTGTATGAAATTTGGCAGGCCATGAAAGCCTGTGTACAACGCGGTATTGAAAGCGAAGGGATTTTGCCAGGCGGGCTTAAAGTGGTCCGTCGCGCTCCGGGTCTGTATCGGCGTTTACAAACCGAAAACAGCACCGATCCTATGCAAACCATGGATTGGGTGAATCTATTTGCGCTGGCCGTGAATGAAGAAAACGCCGCCGGCGGCCGGGTGGTTACGGCCCCCACCAATGGCGCAGCAGGCATCTTGCCCGCGGTGCTGCATTATTTTGACAAGTTTATTCGCCCGGTCGATACCGAAACCGCAGCCCGGTTTTTGCTGACCGCCGGTGCCATTGGTATTTTGTATAAAGAGAACGCCTCCATCAGTGGCGCCGAAGTGGGCTGTCAGGGTGAAGTGGGCGTAGCCTGCTCAATGGCCGCCGGCGCGTTAACCGAAATCATGGGTGGGTCGGTGTTAGCCGTAGAAAATGCGGCTGAAATTGGCATGGAGCACAATCTGGGGTTAACCTGCGATCCGGTAGGGGGTCTGGTTCAGGTGCCGTGTATCGAACGCAATGCCATGGGCGCCATCAAGGCCATTAATGCCTCGCGACTGGCCATGCGTGGCAGTGGCGATCATAAGGTCTCGTTAGACAAGGTGATTAAAACCATGCGCGATACCGGCAATGATATGAAAACGAAGTACAAAGAGACCGCCCGCGGCGGCCTGGCGGTAAACATCATCGAATGCTAA
- a CDS encoding LysR family transcriptional regulator: MAISYRNMLAFIRVAESTTFAEAAEKLHITQPALSSAIKKMEEQLGGKVFSRSTRRVQLTPEGRTLLPRARRLLDEWDDTFDEIQNLFAVKQGRLTIAAMPSFAESYLPRILAQYHHRYANIRLSILDVVMEETLQAVASGRSELGFTFRPENCDGFCFEPLFDDAFMAVLYPDHPLANQAAVSFAQLLKSPFIAMNRGSAVRQWTEQCAARHGQLKIVAETGQLGSVGQLIAKRLGVSVMPQLCKPQMLRNELVCVPLTNADMVRQVGMIKAARSTMSVAGQALWEQCLADDWHG; the protein is encoded by the coding sequence ATGGCAATATCTTATCGAAACATGCTGGCGTTCATACGGGTAGCCGAGTCCACTACCTTTGCCGAAGCTGCCGAAAAACTGCATATCACCCAACCGGCATTGTCCAGCGCCATCAAAAAAATGGAAGAGCAACTGGGCGGTAAAGTGTTTTCCCGTAGTACCCGGCGAGTACAACTCACCCCTGAAGGCAGGACCTTGCTGCCCCGAGCTCGCCGGCTTCTTGATGAGTGGGATGATACCTTTGATGAGATACAGAATCTGTTTGCGGTGAAACAGGGGCGGCTTACCATCGCTGCCATGCCGTCATTCGCAGAGTCGTATTTGCCGCGGATTCTGGCACAGTATCACCACCGCTATGCCAATATCCGGCTGAGCATTCTAGATGTAGTAATGGAAGAAACCTTGCAGGCGGTGGCCTCGGGCCGGTCTGAATTGGGGTTTACCTTTCGGCCCGAAAATTGTGACGGGTTTTGCTTTGAGCCGTTATTTGATGATGCTTTTATGGCGGTTTTATACCCAGATCATCCACTGGCCAACCAGGCTGCGGTTAGCTTTGCGCAGTTGCTGAAAAGCCCGTTTATTGCGATGAACCGGGGTTCAGCGGTACGTCAGTGGACCGAGCAGTGTGCCGCGCGTCATGGTCAGTTGAAAATTGTCGCTGAAACCGGCCAGTTGGGGTCGGTGGGTCAGCTGATTGCAAAACGGTTAGGGGTTTCAGTGATGCCACAATTGTGTAAGCCGCAGATGTTGCGAAATGAGCTGGTGTGTGTGCCATTGACCAATGCCGATATGGTACGCCAGGTAGGGATGATTAAAGCGGCGCGCAGTACTATGTCAGTAGCAGGCCAGGCATTATGGGAACAATGCCTGGCAGACGATTGGCATGGTTAG
- a CDS encoding transposase, with protein sequence MPLPRKSLISLSQTPYYHCVSRCVRRAFLCGKDKYTGQSYEHRRQWVEDRLLFLGTIFAIDICAYAVMSNHTHVVLHVDRQAACQWSTEQVLERWHRLHKGTVLTNRYLNLTERKGMSTAETDAVKSTAEIYRSRLHDISWFMRLLNEFIARQANKEDNCTGRFWEGRFKSQALLDEAALAACMAYVDLNPVRAGLATTPQGSCHTSIKKRLQAVKQNQQPRGLCPFAEADNPSASSPLPFLLQDYLALVNLTCGQFLPQKSSRGINSASILKNTGLSQAQWHWMVEGVEQQFGTRVSLDLVHKKFSHLNLKAI encoded by the coding sequence ATGCCACTTCCCCGAAAATCCCTGATATCGCTATCGCAAACACCTTATTATCATTGCGTCTCCCGCTGCGTGCGCCGCGCGTTCCTGTGTGGCAAAGACAAGTATACCGGACAGTCATACGAGCACCGAAGACAATGGGTGGAAGACCGGCTGCTGTTCTTAGGGACTATATTCGCCATTGATATCTGTGCTTACGCGGTCATGAGCAATCACACCCATGTTGTATTACATGTGGACCGCCAAGCGGCCTGCCAGTGGTCGACCGAACAAGTTCTAGAACGCTGGCATCGTCTTCATAAGGGCACGGTGCTGACCAACCGCTATCTAAACCTCACCGAAAGAAAAGGCATGTCCACAGCCGAAACAGATGCGGTGAAAAGTACCGCGGAGATTTATCGTTCACGCCTGCATGACATCAGCTGGTTTATGCGACTGCTCAACGAATTCATCGCCCGGCAGGCAAATAAAGAAGATAATTGCACCGGCCGCTTTTGGGAGGGGCGATTCAAATCTCAGGCATTACTGGATGAAGCCGCGCTGGCCGCGTGTATGGCATACGTGGATTTGAACCCGGTACGCGCAGGCTTAGCAACCACACCTCAAGGTTCCTGTCATACCAGTATCAAAAAACGACTCCAGGCAGTGAAGCAGAATCAGCAACCTCGGGGTTTATGTCCATTTGCGGAGGCCGACAATCCTTCTGCATCTTCTCCCTTACCCTTCCTTTTACAAGATTATCTCGCGCTGGTTAATCTTACCTGTGGGCAGTTTCTTCCCCAAAAATCCAGCCGGGGTATAAACTCAGCATCGATTCTTAAAAATACCGGGCTTTCACAGGCGCAGTGGCACTGGATGGTAGAAGGGGTTGAACAACAGTTTGGCACACGCGTAAGCCTGGATTTAGTCCACAAGAAATTTAGTCACCTGAATCTTAAAGCTATTTAA
- a CDS encoding EF-hand domain-containing protein: MNAQLSEEKVAEIKSDFSFFDRDGNGQIDLLEFIELLTVLSPKTKASHVEEGFKLIDSNNDGYIDFEEFLEWWQEGWWEY, from the coding sequence GTGAACGCCCAACTTTCAGAAGAAAAGGTTGCCGAAATAAAAAGCGACTTTAGTTTTTTCGACCGTGATGGTAATGGTCAAATCGATTTGCTCGAGTTTATCGAGCTTCTTACCGTGCTTTCGCCAAAAACCAAGGCGAGCCATGTGGAAGAAGGCTTCAAACTGATTGACAGTAACAACGACGGTTATATCGACTTTGAAGAGTTTCTTGAATGGTGGCAGGAAGGCTGGTGGGAATACTAG
- the pabB gene encoding aminodeoxychorismate synthase component I → MSQPNTDLSLIIDTVCLPEGETIQQFFARIQQHHWSMLLDSANSVAGRYHIMLWEPESLVTAQQQKVWIENPARQTRIQSTLAPLACVDALVQQRFAGLDQTCKQTSWYQQLPFVVGAAGLCGYDLGRYYEQLPDLREHSYRCPDMAVGIFTQSVIVDTHTDTVYHCRLSHHAPLHQQPLWQQPAAPANRFALTSQWQSNLSQDAYTQALAQVHRYIVAGDCYQINMAQRFEAGYQGCEWQAYRALTQANNTPFSAFIRLPQSCVLSISPERFISVNHNKVQTKPIKGTRPRYPDKTRDAKSAAELQEAEKDRAENLMIVDLLRNDLSKHCQPHSVKVPHLFALESYEAVHHLVSTVEGELNQDSTPLDLLAGAFPGGSITGAPKIRAMEIIEQLEPHRRNIYCGSIMYYGIKQDMDSSITIRTLLAENNQLYCWAGGGIVLDSQARDEYQETLDKVSRILPALEQMQ, encoded by the coding sequence ATGTCACAGCCTAACACCGACCTTTCGCTTATTATCGACACCGTCTGTTTGCCCGAAGGCGAAACCATTCAGCAGTTTTTTGCCCGTATTCAGCAGCACCACTGGTCGATGTTACTTGATAGCGCCAATAGTGTAGCAGGACGCTACCACATTATGCTGTGGGAACCGGAATCCCTGGTTACCGCACAGCAGCAAAAGGTCTGGATTGAAAACCCGGCCCGACAGACCCGAATCCAGAGTACCCTGGCGCCCCTGGCTTGTGTGGATGCCCTGGTACAACAGCGATTTGCAGGGCTGGACCAGACCTGCAAACAAACGTCATGGTATCAACAGCTTCCCTTTGTGGTGGGCGCGGCCGGCTTGTGCGGCTACGATCTGGGTCGCTATTATGAGCAATTGCCTGATCTGCGGGAGCATAGCTACCGTTGCCCGGATATGGCCGTCGGTATCTTTACCCAGTCGGTGATTGTGGACACCCACACCGATACCGTCTATCACTGCCGGTTAAGTCATCATGCTCCGTTACACCAGCAGCCACTCTGGCAACAGCCCGCCGCGCCAGCCAACCGCTTTGCATTGACCAGTCAATGGCAATCAAATCTTTCGCAGGATGCGTATACGCAGGCCCTGGCGCAGGTTCACCGCTATATTGTGGCGGGCGATTGTTATCAGATAAATATGGCCCAGCGCTTTGAAGCGGGCTATCAAGGCTGTGAATGGCAAGCTTACCGGGCGCTTACCCAGGCCAACAATACGCCTTTCAGCGCCTTTATTCGTTTGCCGCAAAGCTGTGTGCTGAGCATTTCCCCTGAACGGTTTATCAGTGTGAACCACAATAAGGTGCAGACTAAGCCCATTAAAGGCACCCGCCCTCGCTACCCGGATAAGACCCGGGACGCGAAAAGTGCCGCCGAGCTGCAGGAGGCAGAAAAAGATCGCGCCGAAAACCTGATGATTGTGGATCTGTTACGTAATGATTTAAGCAAACATTGTCAGCCTCACTCAGTCAAAGTTCCGCATCTGTTTGCCCTGGAGTCATATGAGGCGGTCCATCATCTGGTCAGTACCGTTGAAGGTGAGCTGAACCAGGATTCAACGCCACTGGATTTGCTGGCCGGGGCGTTTCCTGGTGGCTCCATAACCGGTGCGCCAAAAATTCGGGCGATGGAGATTATTGAACAGTTAGAGCCGCACCGGCGTAATATTTATTGCGGCAGCATCATGTATTATGGCATCAAGCAGGATATGGACTCCAGCATTACCATCCGCACCTTACTGGCTGAAAACAATCAGCTTTATTGTTGGGCCGGTGGCGGTATTGTGCTGGACTCTCAGGCGCGCGATGAATATCAGGAAACTTTAGATAAAGTCTCGCGTATTTTGCCGGCGCTGGAGCAAATGCAATGA